ACCGCCATCTCAAATGCTATGGAATTCGAAATAGCATGAAAGCCGTTGAGTCTCTCCACGATCAGGAGCGCGTCCTGCGGGGTCAGTCCTCTCACCTTCAGTGTACGGGTCTTGTAATATGGATCGACTTCAATATGCTTGATCAGCTCTCCCGGCGTGTGGATATCAAACCCAACGGACTCAAGCAATCCACCGGTAGCTGGTCCATATGCAAAAGTAAATTCTCCTGGAAGATTCTTGTAAGTCTCCGTGGGGCTGTACGCATTGCGATTTGAAATGACCTGATCATATACGGAATATTTCTCTGTATTACCGATAAATCTTCCTTGGGCGTTACCAAAACTATAATGCCTCAACGTACACCACCAGATATAAGATTCCGATTAAAAGGGGTAGAACGGAAGATAGAATGGAAAGCGAAGACATGAGCGGGTCAGTCTCCATTTTTGGGGATTTACCGCTGAATATCATGCCGGTCACATTGTAATTAACTGAGATGAAGGCCGTTACCAGAAATATAACCACAATGATAAACGGCGCGTACATGTGCAGAGACAGCACATCCGCAAGAATCAGAAATTCTCCAAAGAACGTTCCAAAAGGCGGCGCACCTGTTACGGCCAGCGAGGACATCAAAAGCGATGCGGATGTGTATGGCATAGAAGAAGCCATTCCATTGACTTCTGAAATTTTCTTCTTTCCCGTGAATCTCAGAATGTTTCCCGACGAATAGAAGGCGCCCGCTTTTCCAAAGCTATGCGAAAGGAGAAGAAGCAGGGCGCCAGTAAGTCCTAGAGGACCTCCGGCAGCAAGTCCGAGAAGAGCGAGATTCATGTTCTCCATCGTTGAATATGCAAACATTCTTTTGTATCTTACCTGGTAGCCCATAAAAATGGAGGCTGCCACTATTGAAATGACAGCGAACCAGACATAGAGCTGTGTGACAGGTTCAATTTCATATACCCTGTAAAGCACATAAAGCGCTGTGGGGAGGAGAACTCCAGAGAACATGGCGCTCACCGGAGATGGCGCCTCGCTGTGAGCGTCCGGAAGCCAGGTATGAACTGGAAATACTCCGACCTTTGTACCGAAGCCTATTAGGGCAAGCGAGACAGCAAGCACCATTATGCTAGAGTGCACGTGAGAAACAATGGCAGATGAAACCGAAAGAGTCCCAAGCGTATAATAAATCAGTATTATGGAGATGAAGGCGAAGGTTACGCCAGCCGAAACTATTATAATGTATCTCCATGTCGCTTCGAGTGAGGTTTCTGTTTTCTCAGTTATCAGGAGGAGAGCGGAAGAAATTGTAGTGGCTTCTATGCCAACCCACATCAGCCCATAGTTGTTGACTTCTAGCGAGAATAACATGGAGACGGTGAAAAGATTCATGAGAAAGTAATAGCTAGGTTCGCTGATGCCCATGATCTCTATGCCTCTCAGGTACCTTGTGGAATATATAGTCGAAAGAAGATACACCGACAGAACCATTATTATGAAGACCATTGTTGAATCCTGAACGAAGAAAAATCCAACCTGTGGGCGCTCAAAGTACATTATACCTGCAATTACCAGGTCAGCGGAAGCCGCTGCTACTGATGCCTGCTTGATTCTGGATCGATAAAGAACGCTGGCTGCTCCCGGGATCAATATGATCAGCACTGCAAATATATCTCCGAAACTCATCCTCTCAACTCCTCCACAGGATCGTGGGTGAATTTCTCGAGAACGACAATGGAGGATATCACCACAAGTGCAAGGACATCAAGGAAAACGCTTGCCTCAATAATTATGGGTATTGGAAGGAGAAACATAGCAAAAAGAACCAGGGAATTTTCCTCCTCTACATAACCGATGATCTGAGTGAATGTCGTCTTGCGTGAGGCTATAAGAAAGAGTCCCTGGAAGAATAGGGTCAGCGGGAAAACAAGAACCGCTGAGTTGCCTGAATTGCCAAGGAACGAATGAAGGACAATCCCGGAGAACGCTATGGAATATATTATAAAAACAGATATAACAATGAAGATGAGATCTAGAAGAAACAGATAGGAAAGATTGACCCGCCTCTCGTAGAGGTATATCATCCTTCTTGGAATCCGTTTCTGCAAGAAGTAATTGACAAGAAATGCCCTGAGAAATATTATGAGTACGCCAAGAATGAAGAAGTCATAAGACTGTTCCTGCCAGCCTATTATGAACGCAACTACTGCTATGAGCACCGACTGCACGGACTGCCCGGTTATCATTGAGACAATGTATTCCTGGCCTTGTATGTAAAAAGCAGAAACTGCAATTAAACTGGAAACCAGATACACTACGGTATCGACGTTATTCACGGAATCACCTCAGCAAATATGAGGAAAAGTATGGAAAACGTAAAGGCTGTGGCAAGGTAGTCCATAACTCTGAACAGTCTCAACTTGGCAAACGAAGTTTCAACTACCAGTATAATTAGTACGAGAAGAAGCCATTTTGCCATCATTACGGGTATATCAATAAGGAAATATGGAGATGTGGAAAAAAGCCCCCACGGGATCAGGAAAACATTAAGAAATACAGACCCCAGCAAGTATTGTTTAATGTATGATGACCACTTATTTATGGCAAGAAGTTTTCCGCTGTATTCATAATTCAACCCCTCGTCAATCATTCCAAGTTCCTGTGCCCCAGAGCTTTCAAGCGGTATTTTCCCTGTCTCGTAAAAGAAAAGCATAAAAAATGCAAGTGTTGAGAATATGTGCGCAAGGGAAAGATTCTCAAGGAAATTTGACGAAAGAAAGGCGTTTGTAGTGTATGGATTATTCGTCGCAGTGAGGAGAGATACGGCTATAAATACTGTTATGAGAGTGCCTTCGGAAAGAAAGTTAAATGACATATTCCTAGAGACTCCCATGGCCACGTAGTTGCTTCCGGAATTCATGGCCGCTGCCGATTTCAAGAACGCGGCAAGTGAAAAA
The genomic region above belongs to Thermoplasmataceae archaeon and contains:
- a CDS encoding hydrogenase 4 subunit F is translated as MSFGDIFAVLIILIPGAASVLYRSRIKQASVAAASADLVIAGIMYFERPQVGFFFVQDSTMVFIIMVLSVYLLSTIYSTRYLRGIEIMGISEPSYYFLMNLFTVSMLFSLEVNNYGLMWVGIEATTISSALLLITEKTETSLEATWRYIIIVSAGVTFAFISIILIYYTLGTLSVSSAIVSHVHSSIMVLAVSLALIGFGTKVGVFPVHTWLPDAHSEAPSPVSAMFSGVLLPTALYVLYRVYEIEPVTQLYVWFAVISIVAASIFMGYQVRYKRMFAYSTMENMNLALLGLAAGGPLGLTGALLLLLSHSFGKAGAFYSSGNILRFTGKKKISEVNGMASSMPYTSASLLMSSLAVTGAPPFGTFFGEFLILADVLSLHMYAPFIIVVIFLVTAFISVNYNVTGMIFSGKSPKMETDPLMSSLSILSSVLPLLIGILYLVVYVEAL
- a CDS encoding respiratory chain complex I subunit 1 family protein, with amino-acid sequence MDTITLIETLTQYFFVILSAPLFAGILSRFKSMVESRRGPSIFQPYYDLWKLFRKVTIIPEGSGVFFRYIPYVIFGIYSLIALIIPVLIPVPVYFTASGDFLSGAILFSLAAFLKSAAAMNSGSNYVAMGVSRNMSFNFLSEGTLITVFIAVSLLTATNNPYTTNAFLSSNFLENLSLAHIFSTLAFFMLFFYETGKIPLESSGAQELGMIDEGLNYEYSGKLLAINKWSSYIKQYLLGSVFLNVFLIPWGLFSTSPYFLIDIPVMMAKWLLLVLIILVVETSFAKLRLFRVMDYLATAFTFSILFLIFAEVIP